A portion of the Musa acuminata AAA Group cultivar baxijiao chromosome BXJ1-1, Cavendish_Baxijiao_AAA, whole genome shotgun sequence genome contains these proteins:
- the LOC103986043 gene encoding uncharacterized protein LOC103986043 isoform X2 codes for MEVKPSLPRAVSLGAAFPVSVLLAVVALEIALFFVSFGATCAKPQDSKPLLWQNTESGEKNVYLTHSCIHDEILHQRRRPGRKEYSVTPQVYHGSSLSRPHHRGGRTLLELSPAFPLQIDAKQPIRIFLNYDAVGHTSDRDCQNVGDLVKLGEPPATSIPRTPVCNAHGDRPVFADCWYECTLEDISGEDKKQRLRKALGQTAEWFRRALAIEPVKGNLRLSGYSACGQDGGVQLPHEYVEDGVADADLVLLVTARPTTGNTLAWAVACERDQWGRAIAGHVNVAPRHLTAEAEALLSATLIHEVIHVLGFDPHAFAHFRDERKRRRSQVTMQLMDEKLGRMVTRVVLPRVVMHARYHYGAYSENFTGLELEDGGGRGTSGSHWEKRLLMNEIMTGSVDTKSVVSKMTLALLEDSGWYQANYSMADHLDWGWNQGTEFVTSPCNHWKGAYRCNTTQLSGCTYNREAEGYCPIVSYNGDLPQWAQYFPQANKGGQSSLADYCTYFVAYSDGSCTDTKSARSPDRMLGEARGINSRCMASSLVRTGFIRGSMTQGNGCYQHRCRNNTLEVAVDGIWKVCPEAGGPVQFRGFHGELICPAYQELCSSVPMSVTGQCPGSCSFNGDCIDGKCRCFLSFHGNDCSKRSCTGNCSRHGICHPNGICECQIGWTGVDCSTAICDEQCSLHGGVCDNGVCEFRCSDYAGYACQNSSSLLASLSICGDVLAQDLLGQHCAPSEPSILQQLEAAVVMPNYNRLVPGGRTLFGILDNGYCAAAAKRLACWISMQRCDDKDGDNRLRVCHSACRSYNAACGAGLDCSDQTLFSSKEEGEGQCTGYGETRPWWLRRFGNLYSQ; via the exons ATGGAGGTGAAGCCCTCGCTTCCTCGTGCGGTGTCATTGGGGGCAGCATTTCCCGTGTCGGTTCTTCTCGCGGTCGTCGCGCTTGAG ATTGCATTGTTCTTTGTGAGTTTTGGAGCAACTTGTGCCAAACCTCAAGACAGTAAGCCTCTGCTTTGGCAAAATACTGAATCTGGGGAGAAAAATGTTTATCTCACGCACTCGTGCATCCATGATGAGATACTCCATCAAAGGCGGCGCCCTGGCCGAAAAGAGTACTCCGTCACTCCTCAAGTTTATCATGGGTCTAGTTTGTCAAGGCCACATCATCGTGGAGGGAGAACTTTGCTTGAATTGTCTCCAGCTTTTCCACTGCAAATTGATGCAAAGCAGCCTATACggatatttctaaattatgatgCTGTTGGGCACACTTCCGATAGAGATTGTCAAAATGTTGGAGATCTCGTGAAG CTTGGTGAACCTCCTGCAACATCAATACCAAGAACACCTGTGTGCAATGCTCATGGAGATCGACCAGTTTTTGCCGATTGTTGGTATGAGTGCACCCTGGAAGATATTTCAGGAGAGGATAAAAAGCAACGTCTTCGGAAG GCACTTGGGCAAACAGCAGAGTGGTTTAGAAGGGCTTTAGCCATTGAACCTGTTAAGGGAAACTTGCGGTTAAGTGGATATTCTGCGTGTGGGCAGGATGGTGGGGTGCAACTTCCCCATGAATATGTTGAAG ATGGAGTGGCTGATGCTGACCTTGTTCTGTTGGTAACCGCTAGACCCACAACTGGCAACACTCTTGCATGGGCAGTTGCATGTGAGCGGGATCAATGGGGTCGTGCAATTGCAG GACATGTAAATGTCGCTCCTCGTCATTTAACAGCAGAGGCAGAAGCCCTGCTTTCAGCTACTTTGATACATGAG GTCATACATGTTTTAGGTTTTGATCCTCATGCCTTCGCACACTTCCGTGATGAGAGAAAAAGAAGGCGTAGCCAG GTTACTATGCAACTTATGGATGAGAAGCTTGGACGTATGGTCACACGTGTGGTCCTACCCCGAGTTGTTATGCATGCTAGATATCACTATGGG GCATATTCTGAAAATTTTACTGGCTTAGAGTTGGAAGATGGAGGAGGTCGTGGTACATCAG GTTCTCACTGGGAGAAAAGACTTCTAATGAATGAAATCATGACAGGATCTGTGGATACAAAATCTGTAGTTTCGAAAATGACTTTGGCTTTATTAGAGGATAGTGGATGGTACCAGGCTAATTATAGCATGGCAGACCACCTTGATTGGGGTTGGAATCAAGGAACGGAATTTGTTACGTCTCCTTGCAATCACTGGAAAGGGGCATACCGTTGCAACACTACTCAGTTGTCAGGTTGTACATACAACAGGGAGGCAGAAGGGTACTGCCCTATTGTGAGTTATAATGGGGACTTGCCACAATGGGCTCAATATTTTCCACAGGCTAATAAAG GTGGGCAATCATCATTGGCAGACTATTGTACATATTTTGTTGCTTATTCTGATGGTTCATGCACGGACACGAAAAGTGCACGATCACCTGACAGAATGTTGGGTGAGGCCCGAGGAATTAACTCCAG GTGTATGGCTTCATCATTGGTGCGCACAGGCTTTATTAGGGGTTCTATGACCCAGGGAAATGGATGTTATCAACATAGGTGTAGAAACAACACATTAGAG GTTGCCGTGGATGGTATCTGGAAAGTGTGTCCGGAAGCTGGTGGTCCTGTTCAGTTTCGTGGATTCCATG GTGAGCTGATCTGCCCAGCATATCAGGAGTTGTGCAGCAGTGTGCCTATGTCTGTCACTGGCCAGTGCCCTGGCTCTTGTAGCTTCAATGGTGACTGCATTGATGGGAAGTGCCGTTGCTTTCTTAGCTTCCATGGCAATGACTGCAGCAAAA GATCATGTACAGGAAACTGTAGCAGACATGGCATATGCCATCCAAACGGTATCTGTGAATGCCAAATTGGTTGGACAGGTGTCGACTGCTCTACTG CTATATGCGATGAGCAGTGTAGTTTGCATGGAGGAGTCTGCGACAATGGTGTTTGTGAGTTCCGTTGTTCTGACTATGCGGGTTATGCTTGTCAAAACAGCTCATCGTTGCTTGCTAGCCTCTCAATTTGTGGTGATGTGCTAGCTCAGGATTTACTTGGACAGCACTGTGCACCGAGTGAACCCAGCATACTACAGCAGCTTGAAGCAGCTGTAGTAATGCCTAACTACAACCGATTAGTACCAGGTGGGCGGACGTTGTTTGGCATCCTTGATAATGGCTACTGTGCAGCTGCAGCAAAGCGGCTTGCCTGCTGG ATCTCAATGCAACGTTGCGACGACAAGGATGGAGACAATAGGCTTCGGGTGTGCCACTCTGCATGCCGGTCTTACAACGCAGCGTGTGGGGCAGGCCTTGACTGCTCCGACCAGACCCTTTTCAGCAGCAAAGAGGAAGGGGAGGGGCAGTGCACGGGCTACGGTGAGACGAGACCGTGGTGGCTAAGACGCTTCGGGAATCTCTACTCGCAATAG
- the LOC103986043 gene encoding uncharacterized protein LOC103986043 isoform X1, producing MEVKPSLPRAVSLGAAFPVSVLLAVVALEIALFFVSFGATCAKPQDSKPLLWQNTESGEKNVYLTHSCIHDEILHQRRRPGRKEYSVTPQVYHGSSLSRPHHRGGRTLLELSPAFPLQIDAKQPIRIFLNYDAVGHTSDRDCQNVGDLVKLGEPPATSIPRTPVCNAHGDRPVFADCWYECTLEDISGEDKKQRLRKALGQTAEWFRRALAIEPVKGNLRLSGYSACGQDGGVQLPHEYVEVPLYHADGVADADLVLLVTARPTTGNTLAWAVACERDQWGRAIAGHVNVAPRHLTAEAEALLSATLIHEVIHVLGFDPHAFAHFRDERKRRRSQVTMQLMDEKLGRMVTRVVLPRVVMHARYHYGAYSENFTGLELEDGGGRGTSGSHWEKRLLMNEIMTGSVDTKSVVSKMTLALLEDSGWYQANYSMADHLDWGWNQGTEFVTSPCNHWKGAYRCNTTQLSGCTYNREAEGYCPIVSYNGDLPQWAQYFPQANKGGQSSLADYCTYFVAYSDGSCTDTKSARSPDRMLGEARGINSRCMASSLVRTGFIRGSMTQGNGCYQHRCRNNTLEVAVDGIWKVCPEAGGPVQFRGFHGELICPAYQELCSSVPMSVTGQCPGSCSFNGDCIDGKCRCFLSFHGNDCSKRSCTGNCSRHGICHPNGICECQIGWTGVDCSTAICDEQCSLHGGVCDNGVCEFRCSDYAGYACQNSSSLLASLSICGDVLAQDLLGQHCAPSEPSILQQLEAAVVMPNYNRLVPGGRTLFGILDNGYCAAAAKRLACWISMQRCDDKDGDNRLRVCHSACRSYNAACGAGLDCSDQTLFSSKEEGEGQCTGYGETRPWWLRRFGNLYSQ from the exons ATGGAGGTGAAGCCCTCGCTTCCTCGTGCGGTGTCATTGGGGGCAGCATTTCCCGTGTCGGTTCTTCTCGCGGTCGTCGCGCTTGAG ATTGCATTGTTCTTTGTGAGTTTTGGAGCAACTTGTGCCAAACCTCAAGACAGTAAGCCTCTGCTTTGGCAAAATACTGAATCTGGGGAGAAAAATGTTTATCTCACGCACTCGTGCATCCATGATGAGATACTCCATCAAAGGCGGCGCCCTGGCCGAAAAGAGTACTCCGTCACTCCTCAAGTTTATCATGGGTCTAGTTTGTCAAGGCCACATCATCGTGGAGGGAGAACTTTGCTTGAATTGTCTCCAGCTTTTCCACTGCAAATTGATGCAAAGCAGCCTATACggatatttctaaattatgatgCTGTTGGGCACACTTCCGATAGAGATTGTCAAAATGTTGGAGATCTCGTGAAG CTTGGTGAACCTCCTGCAACATCAATACCAAGAACACCTGTGTGCAATGCTCATGGAGATCGACCAGTTTTTGCCGATTGTTGGTATGAGTGCACCCTGGAAGATATTTCAGGAGAGGATAAAAAGCAACGTCTTCGGAAG GCACTTGGGCAAACAGCAGAGTGGTTTAGAAGGGCTTTAGCCATTGAACCTGTTAAGGGAAACTTGCGGTTAAGTGGATATTCTGCGTGTGGGCAGGATGGTGGGGTGCAACTTCCCCATGAATATGTTGAAG TACCTTTATACCATGCAGATGGAGTGGCTGATGCTGACCTTGTTCTGTTGGTAACCGCTAGACCCACAACTGGCAACACTCTTGCATGGGCAGTTGCATGTGAGCGGGATCAATGGGGTCGTGCAATTGCAG GACATGTAAATGTCGCTCCTCGTCATTTAACAGCAGAGGCAGAAGCCCTGCTTTCAGCTACTTTGATACATGAG GTCATACATGTTTTAGGTTTTGATCCTCATGCCTTCGCACACTTCCGTGATGAGAGAAAAAGAAGGCGTAGCCAG GTTACTATGCAACTTATGGATGAGAAGCTTGGACGTATGGTCACACGTGTGGTCCTACCCCGAGTTGTTATGCATGCTAGATATCACTATGGG GCATATTCTGAAAATTTTACTGGCTTAGAGTTGGAAGATGGAGGAGGTCGTGGTACATCAG GTTCTCACTGGGAGAAAAGACTTCTAATGAATGAAATCATGACAGGATCTGTGGATACAAAATCTGTAGTTTCGAAAATGACTTTGGCTTTATTAGAGGATAGTGGATGGTACCAGGCTAATTATAGCATGGCAGACCACCTTGATTGGGGTTGGAATCAAGGAACGGAATTTGTTACGTCTCCTTGCAATCACTGGAAAGGGGCATACCGTTGCAACACTACTCAGTTGTCAGGTTGTACATACAACAGGGAGGCAGAAGGGTACTGCCCTATTGTGAGTTATAATGGGGACTTGCCACAATGGGCTCAATATTTTCCACAGGCTAATAAAG GTGGGCAATCATCATTGGCAGACTATTGTACATATTTTGTTGCTTATTCTGATGGTTCATGCACGGACACGAAAAGTGCACGATCACCTGACAGAATGTTGGGTGAGGCCCGAGGAATTAACTCCAG GTGTATGGCTTCATCATTGGTGCGCACAGGCTTTATTAGGGGTTCTATGACCCAGGGAAATGGATGTTATCAACATAGGTGTAGAAACAACACATTAGAG GTTGCCGTGGATGGTATCTGGAAAGTGTGTCCGGAAGCTGGTGGTCCTGTTCAGTTTCGTGGATTCCATG GTGAGCTGATCTGCCCAGCATATCAGGAGTTGTGCAGCAGTGTGCCTATGTCTGTCACTGGCCAGTGCCCTGGCTCTTGTAGCTTCAATGGTGACTGCATTGATGGGAAGTGCCGTTGCTTTCTTAGCTTCCATGGCAATGACTGCAGCAAAA GATCATGTACAGGAAACTGTAGCAGACATGGCATATGCCATCCAAACGGTATCTGTGAATGCCAAATTGGTTGGACAGGTGTCGACTGCTCTACTG CTATATGCGATGAGCAGTGTAGTTTGCATGGAGGAGTCTGCGACAATGGTGTTTGTGAGTTCCGTTGTTCTGACTATGCGGGTTATGCTTGTCAAAACAGCTCATCGTTGCTTGCTAGCCTCTCAATTTGTGGTGATGTGCTAGCTCAGGATTTACTTGGACAGCACTGTGCACCGAGTGAACCCAGCATACTACAGCAGCTTGAAGCAGCTGTAGTAATGCCTAACTACAACCGATTAGTACCAGGTGGGCGGACGTTGTTTGGCATCCTTGATAATGGCTACTGTGCAGCTGCAGCAAAGCGGCTTGCCTGCTGG ATCTCAATGCAACGTTGCGACGACAAGGATGGAGACAATAGGCTTCGGGTGTGCCACTCTGCATGCCGGTCTTACAACGCAGCGTGTGGGGCAGGCCTTGACTGCTCCGACCAGACCCTTTTCAGCAGCAAAGAGGAAGGGGAGGGGCAGTGCACGGGCTACGGTGAGACGAGACCGTGGTGGCTAAGACGCTTCGGGAATCTCTACTCGCAATAG
- the LOC135583561 gene encoding glycosyltransferase BC10-like, whose amino-acid sequence MQLRVSSYEDVKESAQARAAQPRASRRLLLKVLLPLLALGVGFSVFGMYLTRLQGAAPVVAAFRPCVEKPAGLERWIQPPSDLMHSMSDEELFWRASWVPLVKKYPFKWVPKVAFMFLTRGPLPLSPLWERFFRGNEGRYSIYVHTHPSYKINFTSDSAFFKRQIPSKVSEWGQMSMCDAERRLLANALLDLSNERFVLLSESCIPLSNFNITYQYLIRSRYSFVGLIDDPGPYGRGRYNPNMAPEVNIDQWRKASQWFEVNRKLALSIVKDTTYYPKFERFCKPHCYVDEHYFPTMLFIESANLLANRSITLVDWSRGGAHPATFGGVDVTEAFLKKILGGQNCSYNNQPSSLCHLFARKFAPSTLEPLLQLAPTLLGFGS is encoded by the exons ATGCAGTTGAGGGTTTCCTCGTACGAGGACGTGAAGGAGTCGGCTCAGGCGAGGGCCGCCCAGCCCCGCGCCTCCCGGCGGCTCCTGCTTAAGGTCCTGCTGCCTCTCCTCGCCCTAGGCGTCGGATTCTCGGTCTTCGGCATGTACCTGACGCGGCTGCAGGGCGCCGCCCCTGTTGTCGCTGCCTTCCGGCCCTGCGTCGAGAAGCCGGCCGGCCTGGAGCGATGGATCCAGCCGCCGTCCGATTTGATGCACTCGATGAGCGACGAAGAGCTCTTCTGGCGGGCGTCGTGGGTGCCGCTGGTGAAGAAGTACCCGTTCAAGTGGGTTCCCAAAGTCGCGTTCATGTTCTTGACCAGGGGGCCTCTCCCGCTCTCCCCTCTCTGGGAGAGGTTCTTCAGAGGGAACGAAGGCCGTTACTCGATCTACGTCCATACGCATCCGTCTTACAAGATTAACTTCACTTCGGACTCGGCTTTCTTCAAGAGGCAGATCCCTAGTAAG GTCTCTGAGTGGGGGCAGATGAGTATGTGTGATGCTGAAAGACGGCTCCTTGCAAATGCATTACTTGATCTGTCGAATGAACGGTTCGTGCTGTTGTCTGAGTCGTGCATTCCATTATCAAATTTCAACATCACCTACCAATACTTGATAAGATCAAGGTATAGCTTTGTCGGGCTGATTGATGATCCAGGTCCGTATGGAAGGGGAAGATATAACCCGAACATGGCACCAGAAGTGAACATCGACCAATGGCGTAAGGCATCTCAGTGGTTTGAGGTGAATAGGAAACTGGCTCTTAGCATAGTCAAAGATACTACTTACTATCCAAAATTCGAAAGGTTCTGCAAGCCACATTGTTATGTGGATGAACATTACTTCCCTACGATGCTCTTCATAGAATCAGCCAATCTTTTGGCCAACAGAAGCATTACATTGGTAGACTGGTCAAGAGGTGGTGCTCACCCAGCAACCTTCGGCGGGGTCGATGTAACAGAAGCATTTCTCAAGAAAATCCTTGGGGGACAAAATTGTTCATACAATAACCAACCTTCATCTCTCTGTCACCTTTTCGCAAGGAAGTTTGCTCCAAGCACACTGGAGCCTCTCTTACAATTGGCACCCACTTTGCTTGGCTTTGGTTCGTAG
- the LOC135629606 gene encoding uncharacterized protein LOC135629606, translating to MSWLARSLADSLIPDHRSDSGADEIAARAATAESRPLGSDDGTGEEEVDPSRGVKEDLSELSKTLARQFWGVASFLAPPSQSSDGDSGRRHDPPPPSDNGQAEASDSAAMTGIRHDFAEIGGRFRSGFSKISGNMGVSEISKIASNFLPLQAEEEDEEEEQEEEKEDDDSFSGGAIGITEEVMAFVRNISMHPETWLDFPLLSDDEDSDDFEMSDAQLEHALTVERLSPRLIALRIELCPTHMSEGYFWKTYFVLLHPRLNKHDAELLSTPQVVEARALLLQKLQNQNKSDSQRLVDVYRKSEETSFPPLKQVTSSTDAYETSSTESQQIIYTEKYPVQVAHIEFIDKSIVEEGPPTSRLVELSIVSSASIERSDDDDDDDWLKDETGDIVCSGSLTIAMYHEDVSFSDLEEDEPDAPKALK from the exons ATGTCATGGCTGGCGAGGTCTCTGGCCGACTCCCTCATCCCCGATCACCGCAGCGATAGCGGAGCCGACGAGATCGCTGCCCGGGCTGCAACGGCCGAGTCCAGACCCCTCGGATCGGATGACGGAACCGGCGAGGAGGAGGTCGATCCGAGCCGTGGCGTCAAGGAGGACCTCTCCGAGCTCTCCAAAACCCTAGCCCGCCAATTCTGGGGCGTTGCCTCCTTCCTCGCCCCTCCTTCCCAATCCTCCGACGGCGATTCCGGCCGCCGCCACGATCCCCCGCCCCCCAGCGACAACGGCCAGGCGGAGGCCTCCGATTCCGCGGCGATGACTGGGATCCGGCACGATTTCGCGGAGATCGGTGGGAGATTCAGGTCTGGGTTCTCCAAGATTTCTGGCAATATGGGCGTCTCGGAGATATCCAAGATTGCCTCCAATTTTCTTCCGCTTCAAGCCGAAGAAGAGGACGaagaggaggagcaggaggaggagaaagaagacgATGATAGCTTTAGTGGCGGCGCTATTGGCATCACGGAAGAGGTCATGGCGTTTGTCCGGAACATCTCGATGCATCCGGAGACATGGTTGGATTTCCCACTGCTATCAGATGACGAAGATTCTGATG ATTTTGAAATGTCTGATGCGCAATTAGAACATGCACTGACCGTTGAACGCCTTTCGCCAAGATTGATTGCTTTAAGAATTGAACTTTGTCCAACCCACATGAGCGAAGGGTACTTTTGGAAAACCTATTTTGTGCTTTTGCATCCTAGACTCAATAAGCATGATGCCGAACTTCTCTCAACACCCCAG GTCGTGGAAGCCAGAGCCTTGTTGCTACAGAAACTGCAGAATCAGAATAAATCAGATTCACAGAGGCTAGTTGATGTCTACAGGAAGTCGGAGGAAACCTCATTTCCACCTTTAAAGCAGGTCACATCATCGACAGATGCTTATGAAACCTCATCAACTGAGAGTCAGCAAATCATTTACACTGAGAAgtacccagttcaagtagcacatatagaattcattgacaaatccaTTGTCGAAGAAGGGCCACCAACATCTCGCCTTGTGGAGCTCAGCATTGTGTCTAGCGCATCCATCGAAAGgtcggatgatgatgatgatgacgactggCTGAAAgatgaaacaggtgatattgtttGTTCAGGGAGTCTCACCATTGCTATGTACCACGAGGACGTGTCTTTTAGTGATCTCGAGGAAGATGAACCTGATGCACCTAAAGCTCTGAAATGA